The window GCTGCAACAACAGCTTCGTGTACGCGCATTCCGTACATTCCCTGCCCGCCGAACTTCGGGAGCAACGCCGGATGGATGTTGATGATCCGGTTTCTGTATTCGCGGATGATGCGAACCGGAACCCGCTTCATATATCCGGCAAGCAGAATGAAGTTCACATCATGCAAACGGAGTGTTGCGAGAAGATGTTCTGCGAATTCTTCCGGCGCCGGAAACTTCTTACCGCTGATATGCTCCGCCGGAATGCCGTTGGCTCGCGCGCTCTCGAGAATTCCCGCCGTCGAATTATTGCTTATGACAACACGAACATCCGCGTTCGGAATTCTG of the Bacteroidota bacterium genome contains:
- the purN gene encoding phosphoribosylglycinamide formyltransferase, with amino-acid sequence MIRPLNIAVFGSGRGSNFQAVLAAIQQGRIPNADVRVVISNNSTAGILESARANGIPAEHISGKKFPAPEEFAEHLLATLRLHDVNFILLAGYMKRVPVRIIREYRNRIINIHPALLPKFGGQGMYGMRVHEAVVAAREQFSGATVHMVDEEYDRGKIVVQKKVAVAPDDTAETLAAKVLATEHELYPEAVRMFAVGEVLHDEVVE